In Phyllostomus discolor isolate MPI-MPIP mPhyDis1 chromosome 2, mPhyDis1.pri.v3, whole genome shotgun sequence, the following are encoded in one genomic region:
- the NDUFV3 gene encoding NADH dehydrogenase [ubiquinone] flavoprotein 3, mitochondrial, which produces MAAFLLFRQGRARALKTMLLEGQVFPGLGPAASLSAESGKSDKGLPPNSKKQSAPKKPVQAAPAAEPFDNTTYKNLQHHDYTPYTFLDLNLDLSRFRMPQPSSGRESPRH; this is translated from the exons ATGGCTGCCTTCCTCCTGTTCCGGCAAGGACGAGCCAGGGCGCTGAAG ACTATGCTCCTCGAAGGACAAGTGTTTCCAGGACTTGGTCCTGCAGCTTCTCTCTCCGCAGAATCCGGAAAGAGCGACAAAGGACTGCCACCGAATTCCAAGAAGCAAAGCGCACCAAAAA AGCCCGTGCAGGCCGCCCCTGCCGCCGAGCCGTTCGACAACACCACCTACAAGAACCTGCAGCACCACGACTACACGCCGTACACCTTCCTGGACCTGAACCTGGACCTCTCGAGATTCAGGATGCCCCAGCCCTCCTCCGGACGGGAGTCGCCTCGCCACTGA